ACCCAAATACGCGAACAGCGGCCGCCGCGAACGGCGCCTGTCGGAAGCCGTGATCGCCCTCATCGCCAAAACCGTCCGGGAGAAGTACAACACCCCGACGAACGTGAACAAGGAATGGAACTACATGGACTTCGTGGCGGCCTGCATCGGCGCCGGGGAGGACCCCTGTTCCCGCCGGACCTTCGTGAAGGAACTGGCCAAGCACGGGTCCGTCTACCTGCGGGAAGGTAAGCGCCGGGCCTACCAGAAGGCTCCGATCGTCCATTACCTTGACCTTCATGAATCGATCCACGGGGTCAGGCCGTTCCAGGTCGTCCACATCGACCACACGGAACTCCAGATCGAGTTGACGATCCCAGGTTCCAAGGAATCCTTCGGGCGTGTCTGGCTGAGTCTGGCCATGGATGCGGAATCGCGGGCGATGGTTGGCTTCTACCTGAGTTTCGAATCCCCCAGCTACCGGTCCTGCATGATGGTGCTCCGCGACATCGTCCGCCGTCACGGCCGGATGCCGGAGATGCTGGTCCTGGACAACGGCAAGGAATTCCATTCCCGTGCGATGAGGCGGGTGTGCCTGCTCTACGGGACCACACTTCGCTACCGGCCCGCCTCAAAGGCACGGTTCGGGGGGGTGCTGGAACGGCTGTTCGGAACCACCCAAAGCCAGTTCATCAACAATCTGGCGGGTAACACCCAGGTGCTCCTGCACGCCCGGCAGGCTACCAAACGGGTGATGCCATCGAACTTCGTCGAATGGACCCTTCCGGCGCTACACGGCGGCCTCGACTACTACTTCACGACGCTGTACGGGAAGGAACCGCACCCCACCCACCAGGACGGTCCCGTGGAACACCTGGCGATGCGTATGACCGAGACCGGGGAGCGGCGCAACCGGTTGGTGAACCTGGACCACCGCTTCCGGGTCGAGACATGCCCGAGTCCCGTGGATGGGGAGACGCGGAAGGTGAACGGCCAGCGGGGCGTGAAGATCCAGCACATCTGGTACTGGTGCGATGCCTTCCGTGACCAGACGCTCGCTCGCCAGAGCCTCTCCGTCCGAGTCGATCCCTGGGATGTCCGCTTCGTGTTCATCCTGATCGGGCGGGAATGGCACCGCTGCCGGTCCAAGCTGGCATGGCTCGTGGAAAGCTACACCGAGGTTGAGCTTCGGTATGCCTGTGAGGAACTGGCCAAGAGGCACTCGGTCCAAAAGAAGAAGCTCAGCCCCGAGCGCTTGGCCGAGTGGTTGAAGGTCAGGGAAGCCGTGAACTTCGATTCGCGGTTGGCCATTACCCAGGCAGAAGCCCGCCTGGTCTACGACCCCCTTGGGATGACCAGCGTGCCGGGAACGGTGGTGACCGCAGAAACCGACGGGACGGTGGATATGGGGATGGAGACCCGGTTGGATCACTCGAAAACCAACGTCACCCCGTTCCGAAAAATCCGGAAGCGACCGGAACCGGCCAGAACGCACATCAACAAGCCCTGCGCGAGTGCGCAGGAGATCGAAGGGAGCATGGATGAAGACTATGACCTGCTGTGACATCGACCCCCGCACCATGAGCCGGGAGGAAGCGCTGACGCTGTCGGACGCCGACAAGATCAAATACTTCAAGCTTGTCCGCCTGAAACACCCCCGAATCGCGGAAACCTTGAACGAGATGACCCTCCGGGCCACATCGGACATGGGGAAGGGCATCGTCCTCCTCATCGGGCCTACCGGTGTCGGCAAGTCCACCCTGATCAAAACCCTTGGGGAGCAGATGATCAGCAGGGAACGTGCGGAGATCGATGCCGACCCTTCCTATGTTCCGGTGGCGATGATGGTCGCACCGGCTTCTGGGGGTCCCGGCTTCTCCTGGAAGATGTTCTATTCGGTCCTGGGGAAGGCCCTGCGGGAACCGCTGATGGAGAAGAAGCTTGAGACCAGGATCGAGGGGGACAAGACCTTCGTTCGCCTTCCGGGATCAGGAAGCACGCTGGCCGGGATGAAGCTGGCGGTGGCCGACATCATCAAGTCCCGCCGAACGAAACTGGTCGTGGTCGATGAGGCGGTTCCCATGCTCCGCCCAGCCCCCGGGAACAGCCTTGAAAACCACATGGACACCATCAAGACCATGGTGGACAACGACATGACCCTGGTCCTGGTTGGTTCTTACGACCTTCTTGAACTCGCCAGCAAGGGCGATCAGGTGGCAAGGCGTTCGGCCATTGTCCATTTCCGCCGTTACCTGACCGGGATCCCGGAGGACGAACGGGCGTTCCGGAAGGCGCTGCAGCAGTTGCAGAAATTCATGCCCCTCCAAGACATGCCGGACCTCACCGACCGGGCCCTGGAACTCCAGACCACCTGCATCGGATGTGTCGGCATCCTCAAGACCGTCCTTCTCTCCACCCTTAACAGCGCCCTGCACAACGGTGGGAAATGGTCCGAATCGCACCTTGAGAAGGCCCAGTTCAGCAGGGCACAGTTCACCAAGATCATGACCGCGACCCTTAGCGGGGAAGCCAGCATCCAGGATTCCGAACTTGGTTCGGGGACGTTCGAGGCCCTGATGGCCCAGGCGAAGTTGATCGAGACCATGCGCCGGGGTATCGCGTGATCGATCCTGAAGACGAATGGGGCTTGGATTGTCCGGGGACCGGATTCGAATTGCCGCCCCGATCGCCCCTCATCCGCCTTCAGCCTCTTGGTCTCGGGACGCCCGACAGGGAATGTCTCAGCAGCTACTTCCTGCGCTTGGCCGATGCCCACCGCCTTTCCCCGATGATGCTGGCCAGGGAGATCCTTTTCCCCGAACGGATCAAGGAAGGTGTCCTGCGCACCAACCACTTCGATTGCGCCTGGAAACGTCCTTTCTTCAATGGAATCGGGGTCCCATGCCAGGTGTGGGTCCCGCGCCTGAAAGAACTCACGATGGTGGACGGGCTTGAACGCCTCACCCTGGGGTTCCTTGACAGGCTGTCCACCCGTGGACTTGTCAGCGCCAAATCCCGGTGGTGCCCAGCTTGCTTCCGAGAGGACCAGGAACGCGGAATCCCTTACGGGCGACTGATCTGGTGCATCGAAGCCGTGACCTGTTGCCCGAAACACGGGAACAAGCTGGTAGAACGGTGCGGTTGTGGGCCTGATGAGGCGCAGGCCCCGGGGATGATCAAGTGTCTGCCGCACATCTGCAATCAATGCGGTCGGAATCTCGGACTGGAAAACGGCAGGGGATCTGACCTCCCTTCGGAAAAGGACCTCAGGCACAGCCGGATGGTGGCGGATCTGCTGCTGAGTGAGCTTCCGGCGCCGGATCAGCCATCAAGTCGGGACATCGCCGATTTCCTGAACGAATCGCTGACGACCTATGCCAATGGGAATGCCATGGCCCTTGGCCGGCTCCTTGGGGTCGGCAAATCCACCCTGCATGGATGGCTTCATCGCGGGCATACACCTGGATTCACGGAAATTATGATGATCGCGGAAGCACATGGGTGTTCGATCTCGGATGTCATATGCGGACGTTCCGAAGCCGTGACCACGAGCCCGATGATCCCCAAGTCGATCCGGACGGCGAAAAAGCGACAGAAGAAGAAGCCCAGAAAGCTCAATTGGGACACCATCATCAAGCGCTTGAAGGAAATCCTTGAACAGGACCCGCCCATCAATGTGGCTGAAGCCAGCCGGCGCGTGGAGGTGTCCTACGATCTCCTCAAGAACAAGGAACCCGAGATCTGCTCAGCCATCACCGCAAGGTGGATGATCTGGCAGAGATCCCTTGTGGTGCAGAGGGATGAGGAGCTTGCGGAACGGGTCCGGTTGGCCGCACGCCAGATGGCGGAAAGCGGTATCCGCCCGACTTGGCGACGACTTCAAGATGAAGGGTTGCTTGCCGGGTCCCCTTGGAGAAGCAGAGTCGCCCTAAGAGGGATGTGCAAGGACATCTGGCTGGAATTCCACCCATCAGGTGGAATCTGAAGCGCTGAAGGTTCGCTGCCAATGCGGAGCCTTCTGTTTCAGACGAGCGCCCTTCTGCCAACTCGGAGGATAGGGTAGGGGGCAAAGCCCCCCGTCCCGAATCGTTGGCCATCGAAAGGCTGACCAGAGGAAAGGTGACTTCACCCCCCTGGCGTGAGCCCGATTCCTTGGCTAAGTCCAACAGATAAGACTTCCGGGCGGTCCGGGAACAATAGTTTGTCGTTCCCTGCCTTGGAACCATAGTTTGTCGTTTGCGACAAACTATGGTTCACGACACAGTGCCCTCGTCCTATTTCGCAATCCGGCGAAATGGTGGCCCCGGTGGGGTTCGAACCCACGACCAAGCGGTTATGAGCCGCCAGCTCTGACCGCTGAGCTACAGGGCCGGAGCCAGTGTAGCAAGGCGGGCCGGGCCGCTCCGTCACACCCCGTGGATGGCCCGGCCCCCCTGGGCGAAATCCAGCAGCTGGATCATCCGTTCCGCCAGGGCCGGAAGATCGGGCGACTCCAGCAGGAACTGGCGCTCGGTCGGTTCGAAATCCAGGGCCATCGCCAGCGTGTTCAGCCGTGCCGCATCTTCCAGGGGCAGGTCCAGGAGCTCCTTAAGCTGGGCTTCGATACCTTCTTTGGCGGCATAGGCGTGGAGCGATTCCATGAGACGGCGGCGATGCGGTCCCGGCCAGAGCACGGAACTGTCGAAGGGGAGCGGCGCGGTGTGGGCCTGGCGGAAGCTCTTGCCGGGAACCTCTTCGAGGATCCGTACCGCCTCCTTGCCCTGCACCAGCAGGTTCCAACGCCCCCCGGTCAACGGTTCGGCCCGGACCACCTCCGCCAGGCAACCCACCTCGAAGGTCGAGGCCGTCTCTCCGAAAGGGCCGGCATCCGGGCTCTCCCGCATCAGGACGAGGACCAGGTGGTGGTGGCCGTTCAGCACCTCGACCGTCATCTCCTGATAGCGGGGCTCGAAGACATGCAACGGCAGGAAGGTCTGCGGAAAGAGCACGACCTGGGGCAGGGGGAAGAGGGGAAGAATGGCTGGTAGCATGAACACCTTGCACCATCCCATCGGAGTCGGAACAGTGAAGGATGAGAACCAGGCCACCGCGGCGCAGGAAGTCGGCCATGCCGTGCTGGACGCGGTTCGAGGGGGCCTCGCCGAACTCCGGGAAACCTGGGATCCCGCCCAGGTGAATGCGTGGTGCCAGACGGTGCTGGGCCGGACCGGGCGCGTGGTGCTCACGGGCATGGGCAAGTCGGGCCTTGTGGCCCAGAAGGTGGCGGCGACCCTGGCGTCGACCGGATGCCCGAGTTTCTTCCTCCATCCTGCTGAAGCCCTGCATGGCGATCTCGGCATGGTCACCCCCGACGACTCGGTGCTGGCGCTTTCCAACAGCGGCGAAAGCGATGAGGTCGTCCGCCTCCTGCCGAGCCTGTTGCGCCTGGGGATTCCCCTCGCGGCCATCACCGCACGCGCCGAGAGCAGCCTGGGGCAGGCAGCCCAGTGGACCTTCCTCTATCGGTTGCCCCAGGGAGAGGGGTGCCCCCTCGATCTGGCCCCCATGGCGAGCACCACCCTCCAATTGGTCTGGGGCGACCTCCTGGCCGCCACCCTCATGGACCGGCGGGGGTTCACCCGGGACAACTTCGCCCTGAATCACCCCGCTGGAAGTCTTGGTGCGAAGCTTATGAAAGTCGGGAGTTTGATGCATACGACCTGGCCCAAGGTCGAGCCCTCAGCCACCCTGACCGAGGTGCTGCGCGCCATGACCGAAGGACGGCTGGGCATGACCAGCGTCATGCAGAACGGCAGCCTAAGCGGCGTCATCACCGACGGCGACATCCGCCGGGCCCTCGAAACCGCTGAGCGGGAGGGGCGGAATCCGCTTGGACTTCACGCCGAGCAGATCATGACCCGGACCCCAGCCCGGATCAGCCAGGAGGCCCTGGCCCTCGAAGCCGCCGCCGACATGGAAGCCCGGAAGATCACCTTCCTCATGGTCGAGCAGGAAGGGCGCCCCTGCGGCGTCATCCACATCCACGATCTTCTGGCGGCAAAGGTCTTGTGAATGCCTGAGCCGGATCGAGGCCATGATTCAAGGTTACATAATATACATTATCGAAAGCTAAATCTGGACCCCAAGTGCCTGCCGTACTGACCCGATACATCCTGCGCCGATGGAGCCTGCCTCTTGTGGGAGCCCTGCTCTTCTATGGGTTGCTCCTGCTTGCCAACGAGATGGTGGCCATCGCCAAGCAGATCTTCTCCCAGGGGGCGCCCCTTCGCTGGCTCGTGCCGCTGCTGTTGACCTCGCTGCCGGAAATCCTGGGCATGGTGCTTCCCATGGCGGCGGTCCTCGGAGGTTTGCTTGGGACGCAGCAGTTGATGGAAGGTTCCGAACTGGTGGCAGCCCAAGGACTTGGCGCTGGTAGGCGCATCTGGACGACCCCCTGGGCGATCCTGGCCGTTGCCCTCGTGACCCTGGCCACGCTCAACGCCCACCTGCTGGTCCCCGCTGCGGCCCGGATCCAGCAGGGACTGCAGGTTCGGATGACCGAAGAGGCCCAGGCCCGATTCCTCCGGCCAGGAGGCCCACCCTGGTTCCCCCCCAGCGCTCCCCACTCCGCCTTCTGGGTTTCCCCGGAAGGCCAGATCCACATCATGGAATCGACCCCCCAAGGGGTGCAGCACCTCACCGCCGCCACCATGACCTATGCGCTGGAGGCCAAGCCGGATGGTTCCTCCGAGCTCCAGCTCCACCTTTCAGGGCTTCAGGGCGTCCTCTACCAGCCCGCTGGGGCCGGGAGTGTTCTCCACCTCCATCAGGAAAAACAGGTTCTCCGCTTTGCCATTCCCTCGGGCAATCGCCTGCTCCCCCCCACGCCGCTGCGTTACGAGAACAGTGCCACGCTGCTGAAGCTGGGGCGGCGACCGGATTCTGGGGTGGAAACGCCTGACACGAAGAACCGGCGAATCCAGGCGTTGATCGAGGTGTGCCGGCGCACGACCTTGCCGCTGGCCGCGGCGGCCTTGCTGCTCCTGGGCATCGGCCTGGGGTTCGGGCATCCCCGGTTCTACCGAGGGGGCGCCATTCTGAAGAGCATGTTGGTCATCATGCTCTATTATTTGGTGATGAAGTACTTTGAAAACATGTGGTTGGCTGAGAAGTTAAAAACGGTTGCCCCCCTGCTGCTGCTCCCCTTCCCCTTCCTGATCGCCGGCTGGCTCCTGCTTCACCTGCGCCTGCGTCCCCACCATCCGAACCGCCTTTGGCGGAGGCTCTCCCCCCGGTTCAAGCCCGTTCGGTCCCACTTGGCTCCGACGCTGCAGCGAATGGCCGAGGCCAAAGCCCGTCTGCTGCGCTGGATCCACGGAAAGGGCACCCAGCATGGGATCCTCCGCCACTGGTCGACCCTCGCCTGGTGGCGGAACTGGGCCTCAGCCTTGGGGAGCCTGCTCGTTTTGAACCTCCTGGTGGAGTACGCAACCCTGGCGGGTGACCTATCGAAGAATGGCGTTCAAATCCATGTATTTGCTCGTTATTGGTTCTGGAATCTCCCCCCCTTCCTGGTGATAGCCCTACCGATGGCCTTCTTGCTGGGCAGCCTACTCTCCCTTTCGGAAGCGGCCCTCAGCCGAGAATGGCTGGCCCTTCGGGCGGGGGGCGTCAGCCTGCTGCGCTGGCTCTGGTGCAGCCGCTACGCCTGGGGGGTGGTCGCCCTTCTGACCCTGGTGCTGCAAGCGGGGGTCGCCCCTACTGCCATGAGCCGTGCCAACAGTCTTTATCGACGAATACTCAATCGGTCTGAGGTCCAAACATCTTCGCGCCCCTGGCTGCATTTGGGGGCTACGGGCGTTCTCTGGCACCTTCAGGCAGATCAGCGCTGGGGCTTCCCCCTGAAGGCTCCGGGGGAGGCACCGATCCTGCTGCGGTGGCGCCTCGGCGCCCCCCGGGCCGAGGCCCTGGCCTGGGGCGGCCTCCATCTGGTGCAAGGGCCCGAGGCGGATCAGCTCTTCCCCACCCAGGCGCTCCGGGCCTCCGCTTCTGCTGAAGAGGCCCGCACCCTCGACCTGCTCCACTGGCAGCGGTGGGCGCCGGACCCCGAGCGATCCTACATGCTCTGGAGCCGCCTGCTCGGTTGGCTGGCCGGCCCCTGCCTTGTCCTGGCCATGTTGTCCTTCGCCTTCCCGGGCCCCCGTCAGGGGCGTGGCCAGGCCCTGGGGGCCGGGCTGGTGGCCGGACTGGTGTTCCTGGGACTCCAGACCCTATTCGGCGGCGCAGCCCGGGCTTCCGAGATCCCCGCCTATTGGGGCGTCCTGGCCCCCCTGCTCATCCTGATGTCCATCTCCCTGTTGCGCCTTCAGCGCCTGAGAACCTGAACCTTGTCCACCCTGCTCGACGCCGCCCTCACCCCCCTGCTGGAGCACCCCACCTTGAAGCGGGGGGACCGGGTTCTGGCGGCCATGTCCGGTGGCGTGGACAGCTCCGTGATGGCGGCCCTGCTGCACCGGGCCGGGTACGAGGTCATCGGCATTTCCATGCAGCTCTTCGACAAGAAGGGGCTTCAAACTTCGGAAGGGAAATGCTGCACTCTTGATGACTTCCAGGATGCCCGACGGGTAGCTTACGACCTCGGCTTCGCCCACTATGTCATGGACTTCGAGGAGCGGTTTCGGGACACCGTCATTGAAGGCTTCATCCAGGGGTATCTGGATGGCGAAACGCCAAGTCCTTGTATACGATGCAACCAACACCTCAAGTTCTCCACCCTGATGGATCGGGCCGAGGCCCTGGGAGCCGCCTTCGTGGCCACCGGGCACTACGCGACCATTACCCATGAAGATGGGCGCTGGCACCTCCGCAAGGCTTCCGATCCAGCCAAGGATCAGAGCTATTTCCTCTTCCACCACCATCAGGCCACGCTGGCGCGAACCCTCTTCCCCCTGGCTCATCTCACCAAGCCGGAGGTGCGGCGGTTGGGCGCAGAACTGGGCCTCCATCTGGCCGAAAAGCCCGAAAGCCAGGAGATCTGCTTCGTAACCCAGGATCGCTACGACGCCTTTCTCGAAGCCGAAGGCCGCACTCCGGGACTGGGAGACGGGGATATCCGGCACCTGGACGGTCGGGTGCTGGGCCGGCATCAAGGCTACTGGCGACACACCATCGGGCAGCGCCGGGGGCTGGGCGTCGCGTTTGCCGACCCCCTCTATGTGATCCGGCTCGAGCCCGCCACGAACACCGTCTGGGTGGGCGGCGAGGCCGATCTCTTTGGCCAGGAGCTGGTGGCCCGCGAGCTGACCTGGGTGGACGGTCCTCCCGAAGGCCCCCTGGCCTGCGAGGCGCGGATCCGCAGCCGCTCCCCGGAGGCCGAGGCCCTCGTGATCCCCCTGCCAAACGGCCGGGTGAAGGTCGCCTTCGCCGAACCCCAGCGGGCCATCGCCCCCGGGCAGGCCGTGGTCTTCTACCGGGACGGCGAAGTCCTCGGAGGTGGGTGGATCGATGGCTGTGCAGACCGCCCGGGGATCGGCCCCTCGGGCCTGTGACCCCCGTCCAGCCCCACCATCGTTAGCCTTCAGGGATGTTCACCTACCGCCTTTGGGTCCAGACCCATCCCTTTCTGTCCGCCGCCCTCCAGTTCGCCCTGCTGGGCACTTTGGGTGAGCTCGCGGCCTCGAGCTTCAGGGCCCGGCGCCCCAGCCTGCCCTGCACCGCCCCCCAGCTGCTGGCCAAGGTCCTGGCCTGGGCCCTGCTCGGCCTCGTCATCAAGGCGGGTTTCGTGGGCATGAGGGGTTTCACCCGGGCCCTGGTGGACCATCACATCCTGCCGGCCTTCCTGGGCGTCGGTCCCGGCGGCGCCTTCGCGCTCTCCGCCCTGACGAACCTCTTCTTCGGCCCGCAGATGATGCTGTTCCACCGCCTGGAGGACAACCTCATCCTCCGTCGCCGCGGATTCGATGGCATGGCGCCTGCGCTCTGGACCCTGCTCTGGTTCTGGGTTCCCGCACACACCCTCACCTTCAGCCTGCCCTTGGACTACCAGCTGGGCCTGGCGGCCCTGTGGTCCCTGGCGCTGGGCGTCATCCTGGGGCTGCGAAGCCGAGATCACTCCCTCCCCAGGGTGTAGGCCACCCCGGGATAGCTCACAAAATGGTAGAGGTTCGCCTCGGCGGTGACACCCAGGCCCTGGCTCCGGACCGGCAGCTGGGGAAAGCTGATCGAGGTGCCGAAGGCGATGGTCTGGCCCGTGGGCACGGGGCTGCCCATCGCGCGGGCCGTCTCTCCCAAGAGCAGCAGGCCGAAAGGGATGGAGAAGCGGCCGCACCAGGGCATTCGGTATTCATCGGGGTTCTGCGGGTTCACGACCGCCGAGAAAAAGGCCCCGGCTTTGGCGGCGGTCACCGGCCCGGCCAGCGGACCCTTCAGCAGGTCGCGATCCCGCGCGACCGCCTCGGTGTAGGGGCCCACGCCCCCTTCGCCGTACGGCGTGTATTTGAAGTCTGTGCCGTAATGAATGCCATCGGAGGAGATGACCACTGCCAAATCTCTCCCCAGGGACCACCCGCGGGCCTTGGCGCTTTCCGCCAGGGCCTTCCCCAGATGCGTGGCCAGTTCCTGGAACCGGTCAAAGGAGGCCGAAGGGACCAGGACCGACACAATCTCCACTTTGGGATTGAGGTGCTTCAGCCAATAGGCGATGGCCTCGACGGAGTGCTCACTGTCCTGCATCGCCGCATCCTGGATGACATCCACCGCCGGAAGCTTCGCCAGCAGATCCTTCCGTAGCTCCGAGACCGGGATCTCCCCGTCGGGGGAACGCCAGGCCCGGTAGGAGTCGAACACCAGCGCATCCTTGGCGCCGAAGCGCCGGTACTTGTGGAAGACGCCCACCAGCACGACAGTCCGGGCCGTCACCAGGGGCAGGATGCGGCGATAGACTCGGCCCGCATAAAGATAGTCATCGTGGGGGCAGATGAGCCCGGCGACCCCGGGAGCGGGCAACGGACCGGCGAACTCCGGGGCGGGAGGAAGCGCGGAGGCCTCCCACACCTGGGCCATCTGATCGGGCCTGGACGCAAACCCCACGGTGTCCTGCTGACCGCGGAGATCGCCCTGGGAGGGGATGCCCATGGCCTTGCGGACCTCTTCCAGCGCCGGGCGTCGGGGTGGTTCAGGCTGCAGGGAGAGGGACGCCTGGCCCAGGGCGGGAAGGCTGGCGAGAAGGCAGGTGAAGACAGCCGGAATGCTTGGCATGGAGGATCTCCGGACCTACCGTAACAGCCCTGCCTGCGCGCCATTCGGGACTTCGATGCCGGATCTGAACCTGACGGCGCAAAAAAAGCCCCCTTGCGGGGGCTGGTCTGGAGGCGCCGATCGGAATCCGGTTCCCGCCGCGCGGCTGGCTGCGCACGGCCCTTCTCGCCCGGAACGCCACATTCAGTGGCGCCCCAGGCGGGGCCTACCTGCGCGCCATCCGCGACTTCGATTCCGACCGGCGCAAAAAAGCCCCCTTGCGGGGGCTGGTCTGGAGGCGCCGATCGGAATCGAACCGATGGATACAGGATTTGCAGTCCCGGGCCTTACCACTTGGCTACGGCGCCTTGCGTTGGTGCGGTGGGCGTTGGTGCTGTGGAGCTTTCAAATGATCCGGGCCGCTTACGCGGCCCGGGCAGTGGAGCGGGTGATGGGATTTGAACCCACGACTTCAACCTTGGCAAGGTTGCACTCTACCACTGAGTTACACCCGCGTGAGACATCAAGACTAGCAATGGCGCGCGATCCGGTCAACGGTCTTTTTCAGCGCGACAGGCGCTGCAGAGCCCGAAGAGCATGAGCTGATGGCGGGTGATCCGGAATCCCGAGAGCTTTTCCAGTTCCGTCAGCGACGCGTCGAGGCCGCAGGCATCCACTTCCGTGGTGCGGCCGCAGCGCTCGCACTGCAGGTGGTGGTGATGGTGCCGTGAGTCGCACCGCACGAACCGCATGACCTGGTCGGGCCCCATGATGCTCTCCGCCCAACCCTCGTGGACGAACCGTTCGAGGTTGCGGTAGACCGTGGGGAGCCCCGAACGGCGCTCGGGCATGCGCTCCCAGATCTCCTCCACGGTAAGGGGGCGATCGGAGTCCTTCAACACGCGCAGGATCCCCTCCCGCTGAGGGGTCTGCCTCATGCCGGCGGCACGCAGAGAGGGCGTGGAGGGGGGTGCGGGTTCCAGCATGGCCTTAGCATGCCAGATTCGGGCATGCTGGAACCTATGCTCCAGCGCACATTGGGCCGCCTGGGCGTGCGGGATGCCAACCCGCCCTTCCTCCCCCTCGCCTTCAGGCTCTTCACCAGCTTCGGCTTGCTGGTGCTCCACCTTGCCCTGCCGGCCGAAGGGCGGGTCGCGGGCCCGGGCGAAAGCGCGTATCTCTTGGCCTTGGGGCTGCTGTTCATCGAGGCCACCTGGGAGGTCGGCCTCGGCCTGAAGGCCCAGGACATCCTCCTCTTCCCCACCCCGCGGCTTCCCTGGATCCGATGGAACCTGGCCCTGGACCTGGTCCTGGTCGCGCTGATCATCGCCTTCCAGGGCGTGATGCAGGAGCGGTTCTCGACGCTGTACATCTTCCCGGTGCTGGCCTCCGCCTTCTACCTGGGGACCGTGGAGATCGTGTGGGTGGGCATCGCCTGCTCCGCCTCCCACATCCTGCTGGTGCTGGGATTCAGCAGCGGCCTGCTGCCTGCCTTCGGGCTCTCCGGGGAGACCCTCGATCCGGACGGGACCCGGCTTCCGTACCTGCTCGGCATCGCCTCGCTGCAGGTCTTCGCGACCACCCTGGTGGTGGTGCTCATCCGGCGGAACCTCGAGCGTCTGAGCACGGATCTCAGCGTCAGCGAGGCGGCTGTGGATGAGCTGTCCGCCCTCCATCGGCGGGTGGTGGATTCCATGTCGTCAGGTCTCATCACCCTGGATCCGGCGGGTCGGGTGACCTCGGCGAATCCGGCTGCCGAAGCGATCCTCGGACGGAGCGTCCCGTTGGGCGTACCGCTGCAGGGCTTGCTCCCCCTGGGAGATCCCCTTCCCACCCAGCGGGGGCGCGAACATCGCTTCGAAGTGACCGTTCAGACCCAGGACGCGCGCCGCCGCATCCTGGGCGGGCACCTCGCCTCGCTGCGGGATGGCCGGGGCCAGGAGACGGGGCAGC
The window above is part of the Geothrix sp. genome. Proteins encoded here:
- a CDS encoding LptF/LptG family permease, with product MPAVLTRYILRRWSLPLVGALLFYGLLLLANEMVAIAKQIFSQGAPLRWLVPLLLTSLPEILGMVLPMAAVLGGLLGTQQLMEGSELVAAQGLGAGRRIWTTPWAILAVALVTLATLNAHLLVPAAARIQQGLQVRMTEEAQARFLRPGGPPWFPPSAPHSAFWVSPEGQIHIMESTPQGVQHLTAATMTYALEAKPDGSSELQLHLSGLQGVLYQPAGAGSVLHLHQEKQVLRFAIPSGNRLLPPTPLRYENSATLLKLGRRPDSGVETPDTKNRRIQALIEVCRRTTLPLAAAALLLLGIGLGFGHPRFYRGGAILKSMLVIMLYYLVMKYFENMWLAEKLKTVAPLLLLPFPFLIAGWLLLHLRLRPHHPNRLWRRLSPRFKPVRSHLAPTLQRMAEAKARLLRWIHGKGTQHGILRHWSTLAWWRNWASALGSLLVLNLLVEYATLAGDLSKNGVQIHVFARYWFWNLPPFLVIALPMAFLLGSLLSLSEAALSREWLALRAGGVSLLRWLWCSRYAWGVVALLTLVLQAGVAPTAMSRANSLYRRILNRSEVQTSSRPWLHLGATGVLWHLQADQRWGFPLKAPGEAPILLRWRLGAPRAEALAWGGLHLVQGPEADQLFPTQALRASASAEEARTLDLLHWQRWAPDPERSYMLWSRLLGWLAGPCLVLAMLSFAFPGPRQGRGQALGAGLVAGLVFLGLQTLFGGAARASEIPAYWGVLAPLLILMSISLLRLQRLRT
- the mnmA gene encoding tRNA 2-thiouridine(34) synthase MnmA, with amino-acid sequence MKRGDRVLAAMSGGVDSSVMAALLHRAGYEVIGISMQLFDKKGLQTSEGKCCTLDDFQDARRVAYDLGFAHYVMDFEERFRDTVIEGFIQGYLDGETPSPCIRCNQHLKFSTLMDRAEALGAAFVATGHYATITHEDGRWHLRKASDPAKDQSYFLFHHHQATLARTLFPLAHLTKPEVRRLGAELGLHLAEKPESQEICFVTQDRYDAFLEAEGRTPGLGDGDIRHLDGRVLGRHQGYWRHTIGQRRGLGVAFADPLYVIRLEPATNTVWVGGEADLFGQELVARELTWVDGPPEGPLACEARIRSRSPEAEALVIPLPNGRVKVAFAEPQRAIAPGQAVVFYRDGEVLGGGWIDGCADRPGIGPSGL
- the amrB gene encoding AmmeMemoRadiSam system protein B, with translation MPSIPAVFTCLLASLPALGQASLSLQPEPPRRPALEEVRKAMGIPSQGDLRGQQDTVGFASRPDQMAQVWEASALPPAPEFAGPLPAPGVAGLICPHDDYLYAGRVYRRILPLVTARTVVLVGVFHKYRRFGAKDALVFDSYRAWRSPDGEIPVSELRKDLLAKLPAVDVIQDAAMQDSEHSVEAIAYWLKHLNPKVEIVSVLVPSASFDRFQELATHLGKALAESAKARGWSLGRDLAVVISSDGIHYGTDFKYTPYGEGGVGPYTEAVARDRDLLKGPLAGPVTAAKAGAFFSAVVNPQNPDEYRMPWCGRFSIPFGLLLLGETARAMGSPVPTGQTIAFGTSISFPQLPVRSQGLGVTAEANLYHFVSYPGVAYTLGRE
- a CDS encoding transcriptional repressor; this translates as MRQTPQREGILRVLKDSDRPLTVEEIWERMPERRSGLPTVYRNLERFVHEGWAESIMGPDQVMRFVRCDSRHHHHHLQCERCGRTTEVDACGLDASLTELEKLSGFRITRHQLMLFGLCSACRAEKDR
- a CDS encoding ATP-binding protein, which translates into the protein MLEPMLQRTLGRLGVRDANPPFLPLAFRLFTSFGLLVLHLALPAEGRVAGPGESAYLLALGLLFIEATWEVGLGLKAQDILLFPTPRLPWIRWNLALDLVLVALIIAFQGVMQERFSTLYIFPVLASAFYLGTVEIVWVGIACSASHILLVLGFSSGLLPAFGLSGETLDPDGTRLPYLLGIASLQVFATTLVVVLIRRNLERLSTDLSVSEAAVDELSALHRRVVDSMSSGLITLDPAGRVTSANPAAEAILGRSVPLGVPLQGLLPLGDPLPTQRGREHRFEVTVQTQDARRRILGGHLASLRDGRGQETGQLLLFQDLTELKALEERTRISERLAAIGQLAAGLAHELRNPLASISGCVQLLHQGQAPVDVQGRVLGILERETHRVGAIVSDFLDFARPEALPSATLYLPRVLEEARASWEMDLRTGGLPLTVQAPPKTFLRSDAVGLHRMLMNLLSNARKAVKGIPAPRVSLSAVQSEGQIQLTVEDNGCGMGPDQLDRLFVPFAGSFEEGSGLGMSLVYKFTEAMGWRIEVQSRLGEGTRVQIFLPEAGSEDALAAHGDQA